The DNA region GTACGCCCAGGCCATGGCCGGGCGCTGGGGCGAGCTCGACGTGGCCGACTGCGCCGCCGGCATGCGGGCCGCCGCCGAGCGGGGCTGGGGCGACCCCCGGCGGATGGTCCCGATGGGCGGGTCGGCCGGCGGCTTCACCGTCCTGAACCTGCTCGCCCACCACCCCGACCGGTGCGCGGCCGGCGTCGACCTGTTCGGCGTCACCGACCTGTTCGAGCTGGACGAGACCTCGCACCGGTTCGAGGCCCACTACCTCCACTCGGTCGTCGGGCCGCTGCCGGAGGCCGCCGACCGGTACCGGGAGCGGTCCCCGGTGCACGTGGTCGACCGCATCCGGTCGCCGCTGCTCGTCCTGCACGGCAGCGACGACCCGGCCGTGCCGCCGGCCCAGTCCGCCGCCCTGGTGGAGCGGCTGCGGGCGAGGGGCGCCGTCGTCGAGCACCACGTGTACCCGGGGGAGGGGCACGGGTGGCTGCGACCCGAGACCGTCGTCGACGAGCTGGAGCGGGTGGAGTCCTTCCTCCGCCGCCACGTCCTGCGCTGGAGAGGATGACGACCATGGAGACGCGCGCCTGCCCGGCCTGCGGGGCCCGCTACGTGGCCACGACCACCGTCTGCGCCGACTGCGGGGTGGACCTGGTGGACGAGGCCCCGGCCGACGCCGAGCAGCTCGGCCAGGGCGACCAGGTCGCCTACGACCTCGAGGGCTGGGACCCCGACGACCGGGTCCTGGTCGACCGGCTGCTCACGAGCGAGGGCATCCGCCACGTGTGGGAGGTGGCGACCCTGGTCGTGCGGCGGGAGGACGAGGAGCGGGTCGACGCCCTGCTCGACGACCTCGACCGGGGCGAGGAGGAGCCCGAGGACCTCGACCCGGACCGCCCGCAGCTGGAGTACGAGCTGGAGGGCTGGACCGACGAGCAGCGGCGCGAGCTCGACGCCGTCCTCGACGAGGTCGGCGTGGCCCACGCCTGGGACGAGGAGACCGGGGTGCTGGTCGTCTACGAGGACGACGAGGCCCAGGTGGAGGAGGCCCTCGACCGCGTCGAGTTCCCCGACGCGCTCGACGCCGACGAGGCCGCCGACGAGGGGACGGCGGCCCAGGACGTCATGTCGGCCCTGTTCCTCGCGGCCGACCGGCTCCTCCACGACCCGAGCGACGCCGACGCCGTGCTCGAGGGCGTGGCCGCCGCCGACCGGGTGGCCGAGCTGGGCACGCCGTTCGGGTTCGCGGACGACGACTGGTCGGCCATCGTCGACCAGGCGACCGACCTGAAGGCCGCGATCGAGGGCGACGAGGACGACGAGGCCGTCGTCGAGCGGGCCACCGCCGTGCGCTCCACCCTCCGCCGCTACGTCTGACCGCGGGCCGCCGCGGGGGCGGCGCTGATGGGGGGCGGTGCACCCCCCACCGGTACCGTGACCGGATGCTGCTGGCGGAGCTCGAGATCTGGCACTCGCGCCGGGTGGCCCCCACCCGCCGGGTCGCGCTCGGCCGCCGGCACCTGCCCGTCCACCCCGCCCCCGGGTTCGGCGGGATCCTCCTCGGGGCCGTCGTCGCCGCGCACGTGGAGGAGGTCGACCCCGACCTCCTGCCCGACCTCCTCCGGCTGACCGTCGAGCTGGAGGAGGGCCGGCGCATCCCCCAGCCCCGCCTCCGCTACCGCTTCCAGACCGACCGGATCGGGCTGTCCCGCAGCCGCCACCGCCTGGTCGGGGAGGGCGAGCGGATCGAGTTCCTGTTCGACAACCAGGGCTGGCCGGCCCAGCAGGTCCTCGGGGCCGTGTACGCCGCCGGCCAGGTCGAGCGGGAACGCCGGGCGGCGGTGATGGACGTGATCCGCAAGTCCGTCCACTGGCGGGGGCCGGTCGGCCCGGCGCTGGTCGCCCACCTCACCGGGCTGTCCGGCCCGCGGGCCACGTCGACCAGGGCCTTCGCCGACCCGGTGGCCTGGGCCCTCGACGTCCTCGGCTTCGAGCTCCTCGACGCCCCCGGGTCGAGGGACGTGCAGCGCCGGTTCCGGGACCTCGTCCGCCTGGCCCACCCCGACCACGGCGGCGCGGCCGAGGACGCCGCCGCCCGCATCGCCGACCTCGCCGAGGCCCGCCGCATCCTCCTCGACGCCGGCTGACCCGGCCCGCGACGATGGGCGGGTGGCCAGGCCGGGCGCGCTGCTGCTGACCCCAGGGGCGGGGGGCGGGGCCGACCACCACACCCTGGTCGCCGTCGAGGCCGCCGTCGCCCCGCTGCCCGTCGCCCGGGTCGACTTCCCGTACCGCAAGGCCGGCCGGCGGGCGCCCGACCGGGCGCCGGTGCTCGTGGCCACCGTCCGCGAGGAGGCCGCCGTGCTGGCGGCCCGGGCCCGCTGCCGGCCCCAGCAGGTCGTGCTCGGCGGCCGGTCGATGGGCGGGCGGATGTGCTCGATGGCGGTGGCCGAGGGCCTGCCGGCCGCCGGCCTCGTCCTCCTCAGCTACCCGCTCCACCCGCCGGGCCGGCCGGAGAAGCTGCGCACCGAGCACCTCGCCGAGCTGGGCGTCCCGTGCCTGTTCGTCGGCGGCACCCGCGACCCGTTCGGCTCGCCCGAGGAGGTCGAGGCGGCCACGGCCGCCATCCCCGGACCGGTCACCCACGTGTGGCTGGATGGCGCCGGGCACGACCCGAGGGGCCAGGACGCCCGCATCGCCGCCGCCGTGGCCGAGTGGCTCGGCGGGCTCGGGGACTAGGTTCGCCGCATGGCACCGCCCGCCTTCCTCCACCCGTTCGCCCGGCCGGCGTCCGACGACTTCGTGACGATCGTGCGGGGCGAGGGGGCGACCGTGTGGGACGACGCCGGGAACGCCTACGTCGACGCCCTGGCCAGCCTCTGGTACTGCAACGCCGGCCACGGGCGGGCCGAGATCGCCGACGCCGTGCACGCCCAGCTGCGCACCCTCGACAACTTCCACACCTTCGACCGGTTCACCAACGAGCCGGCCGACCGGCTGTGCGAGCGGCTCGCCGCGCTGGCGCCCATGCCCGACGCCCGCGTGTTCCTCACCTGCTCGGGCTCCGAGGCGGTCGACACGGCGCTCAAGCTGGCCAGGGTGACGGCGGTGCTGCGGGGCGAGCCCGAGCGCCAGGTGGTCGTCGGCCGGGTCAACTCGTACCACGGCACGGCCTACGGCGGGACGTCCGTGCAGGGCCTGCCGCTCAACCAGGAGGGCTGGGGGCCGCTGCTCGGCGAGG from Acidimicrobiales bacterium includes:
- a CDS encoding prolyl oligopeptidase family serine peptidase — encoded protein: YAQAMAGRWGELDVADCAAGMRAAAERGWGDPRRMVPMGGSAGGFTVLNLLAHHPDRCAAGVDLFGVTDLFELDETSHRFEAHYLHSVVGPLPEAADRYRERSPVHVVDRIRSPLLVLHGSDDPAVPPAQSAALVERLRARGAVVEHHVYPGEGHGWLRPETVVDELERVESFLRRHVLRWRG
- a CDS encoding alpha/beta family hydrolase yields the protein MARPGALLLTPGAGGGADHHTLVAVEAAVAPLPVARVDFPYRKAGRRAPDRAPVLVATVREEAAVLAARARCRPQQVVLGGRSMGGRMCSMAVAEGLPAAGLVLLSYPLHPPGRPEKLRTEHLAELGVPCLFVGGTRDPFGSPEEVEAATAAIPGPVTHVWLDGAGHDPRGQDARIAAAVAEWLGGLGD